One stretch of Hevea brasiliensis isolate MT/VB/25A 57/8 chromosome 12, ASM3005281v1, whole genome shotgun sequence DNA includes these proteins:
- the LOC110639678 gene encoding bZIP transcription factor 60 — MEDTEFQDDDILRKFNFDDLGQLDWENLFTGLSNASPPLLPESSSPAHFCNSSPDPLSSWMGQLENILMKDDDYSVAVEPIQQFSNEFLADILVDSPPVVSAEVVDAATDKDSSASDNGTGSASETEKDRKKVVDDGVEVKSDGEDHDDPISKKRRRQLRNRDAAVRSRERKKMYVRDLEIKSRYLEGECRRLGQLLQCFMAENQALRLSLQKGNAFGVTSAKQESAVLLLESLLLGSLLWFLGIMCLFTLPTLPESIPVSVSQENAEKKVPERGAGSKMFTSLVIQSSVNSRRCKASRTRMKSRSIFVGVLVGGSLL, encoded by the exons ATGGAGGATACAGAATTTCAAGATGATGACATTCTCCGGAAATTCAATTTCGATGACCTCGGCCAACTCGATTGGGAGAATCTCTTTACTGGATTATCTAACGCTTCACCTCCTCTGCTCCCGGAATCATCTTCTCCGGCTCATTTCTGCAACTCCTCCCCTGATCCTTTATCTTCGTGGATGGGCCAACTCGAGAACATCCTGATGAAAGACGACGATTATTCTGTCGCTGTAGAGCCTATCCAGCAATTTTCCAACGAATTTTTGGCTGATATTCTTGTTGATTCTCCTCCCGTTGTTTCCGCTGAAGTCGTCGATGCAGCCACCGACAAGGACTCCAGTGCTTCCGATAATGGTACTGGTAGTGCTTCAGAGACGGAAAAGGATAGGAAGAAGGTGGTTGATGATGGAGTTGAGGTAAAAAGCGACGGTGAGGATCACGATGATCCTATCTCTAAGAAACGGAGAAG GCAGTTGAGAAATAGGGATGCAGCTGTTAGAtcaagagaaaggaagaagatgTATGTGAGGGATCTGGAAATTAAGAGTAGGTATTTGGAAGGGGAATGCAGAAGACTGGGGCAGTTGCTTCAGTGTTTTATGGCAGAGAATCAAGCTCTACGTCTTAGTTTGCAGAAGGGCAATGCATTTGGTGTTACCTCGGCCAAGCAGGAGTCTGCTGTGCTCTTGTTGG AATCCCTGCTGTTGGGTTCCCTGCTTTGGTTCCTGGGCATCATGTGCCTGTTCACTCTGCCCACACTTCCAGAGTCAATTCCGGTGTCAGTTTCACAGGAAAACGCGGAAAAGAAAGTACCAGAAAGAGGAGCAGGAAGTAAGATGTTTACATCCTTGGTAATACAATCTTCTGTGAACAGTAGGAGATGCAAAGCATCAAGGACGAGAATGAAATCAAGATCCATATTCGTTGGAGTCTTGGTGGGAGGCTCTCTTCTTTAG
- the LOC110639657 gene encoding mitotic spindle checkpoint protein BUBR1 — MDQIDPESQFLASKQETGYEWELFKENVRPLKRGRNVRLLNDALKSHNHNQLKKSLLETRRRLIEAIDDYKGDDPLLPWLECIKWVQESFPPGGDCSGLILIYEQCVRAFWHSDLYKDDLRYLKVWLEYAENCADAEVIYNFLDANEIGKSHSAFYVAYALHMESKSKMKAANDIFDLGISREAQPIEKLKDAYKKFLMRSMRRPKVVEDASGENNLPVRSFGTVLASAENRRHNMENSDISRNRLNLDRAQKTPLSIYKDSNTDILLGHQSGKSKTDFNPWNNLGARAERNKENNAKPAKWTTHKIPQRPGPRAGGATPSTCIEVFVDEECAEQDRSHGDSGKSSTLQLRQGDGLDIKKETELLRENPLRNFPLSSLPR; from the exons ATGGATCAAATAGACCCGGAGTCACAGTTTCTTGCTTCAAAGCAGGAGACAGGTTACGAATGGGAACTCTTCAAGGAAAATGTGAGACCTTTGAAGAGAGGCCGAAACGTTCGCCTCTTGAACGACgccctcaaatcccacaaccacAATCAACTCAAGAAGTCTCTTCTTGAGACTCGAAG GAGGTTGATTGAGGcaattgatgactataaagggGATGATCCTCTCCTGCCATGGCTCGA GTGTATTAAATGGGTTCAGGAGTCATTTCCGCCTGGTGGAGATTGCTCAGGACTGATATTAATATATGAGCAATGTGTGCGTGCCTTTTGGCATTCAGATCTTTACAAGGACGATCTTCGCTACCTCAAAGTGTGGCTGGAATAT GCTGAAAACTGTGCTGATGCGGAAGTCATTTACAATTTTCTTGACGCAAATGAAATTGGAAAGTCACATTCTGCATTCTATGTTGCATATGCTTTACATATGGAGTCCAAGTCTAAGATGAAGGCTGCAAATGACATATTTGATCTTGGGATATCTAG AGAGGCTCAACCAATAGAAAAATTGAAGGACGCCTACAAGAAATTTCTCATGAGATCAATGAGAAGACCAAAAGTTGTGGAG GATGCCTCTGGAGAAAATAACTTGCCAGTCCGAAGCTTTGGAACTGTGTTGGCCAGCGCAGAAAACA GGAGGCACAATATGGAGAATTCAGATATTTCCAGGAACAGATTGAATCTAGACAG GGCTCAAAAGACCCCCCTTTCTATTTATAAGGACTCAAATACTGATATTTTGCTGGGACATCAATCTGGCAAGTCAAAAACAGATTTCAATCCTTGGAACAATCTTGGAGCTCGAGCTGAgagaaacaaagaaaataatgCAAAACCTGCCAAGTGGACAACTCACAAG ATTCCACAAAGACCAGGGCCTAGAGCTGGTGGAGCGACTCCAAGCACCTGCATTGAAGTATTTGTTGATGAGGAGTGTGCGGA ACAAGACAGATCACACGGTGATAGTGGCAAGTCTTCAACTTTGCAGCTCAGACAGGGGGATGGCCTAGACATCAAAAA GGAGACAGAATTGTTGAGGGAGAACCCGTTACGCAATTTCCCTTTAAGCAGCCTTCCTAGATGA
- the LOC110639658 gene encoding calvin cycle protein CP12-3, chloroplastic: MASYPFVTALSTPRRETSILPSSFSTPSDAYCKVFLDSLALKRSESKAANMNLRVRAMGGAPKFKGTQMREKQLTEMIEKKVMEAKEVCEGDQTSDECKVAWDEVEEVSQAKADFRLKLEKQDPLEYFCQDNPETDECRVYED, encoded by the coding sequence ATGGCATCCTACCCTTTCGTCACAGCTTTAAGCACTCCAAGACGAGAAACGTCGATCCTTCCTTCATCTTTCTCGACGCCATCTGACGCTTATTGTAAAGTTTTCCTCGATTCACTTGCCTTAAAGAGGAGTGAAAGTAAGGCAGCTAATATGAATCTGAGGGTGCGAGCGATGGGAGGAGCACCAAAGTTCAAGGGGACGCAGATGAGGGAGAAGCAGCTTACGGAGATGATAGAGAAGAAGGTAATGGAAGCGAAGGAGGTGTGCGAGGGAGACCAGACCTCCGACGAGTGCAAGGTGGCATGGGATGAGGTGGAAGAGGTGAGCCAAGCCAAGGCCGATTTCAGGCTTAAGTTGGAGAAACAGGATCCTCTCGAGTATTTCTGTCAGGACAATCCAGAGACCGATGAGTGTCGAGTCTACGAAGACTAG
- the LOC110639656 gene encoding DExH-box ATP-dependent RNA helicase DExH12: protein MAHLGGGAEAHARFKQYEYRANSSLVLTTDSRPRDTHEPTGEPESLWGKIDPKSFGDRAYRGRPPELDEKIKKSKKKKERDPLSEPAPSRQAKKRRLREESVLTSTEEGVYQPKTKETRAAYEAMLSVIQQQLGGQPLNIVSAAADEILAVLKNESVKTPDKKKEIEKLLNPIPNHVFDQLVSIGRLITDFQDGGDAAGPAVANGDDALDDDVGVAVEFDEDNEDDDEESDLDAVPDEEEDDDDVAEPNGSGAMQMGGGIDDEDMQEANEGMGLNVQDIDAYWLQRKISQAYEQQIDPQQCQKLAEEVLKILAEGDDREVETKLLVHLQFEKFSLIKFLLRNRLKIVWCTRLARAKDQQERKLIEEEMMSSGPDLVAILEQLHATRATAKERQKNLEKSIREEARRLKDESGGDGDRDRRGLIDRDMDSGWVKGQPQLLDLDSIAFEQGGLLMANKKCDLPVGSYRHQSKGYEEVHVPALKPRPIAPDERLVKISDMPDWAQPAFKGMQQLNRVQSKVYETALFKADNVLLCAPTGAGKTNVAVLTILQQIALNRNPDGSFNHGNYKIVYVAPMKALVAEVVGNLSNRLQEYGVKVRELSGDQTLTRQQIEETQIIVTTPEKWDIITRKSGDRTYTQLVKLLIMDEIHLLHDNRGPVLESIVARTVRQIETTKEHIRLVGLSATLPNFEDVALFLRVDVEKGLFHFDNSYRPVPLSQQYIGITVKKPLQRFQLMNDICYEKVMTVAGKHQVLIFVHSRKETAKTARAIRDTALANDTLGRFLREDSASREILQSHTDMVKSNDLKDLLPYGFAVHHAGMTRVDRQLVEDLFADGHVQVLVSTATLAWGVNLPAHTVIIKGTQIYNPEKGAWTELSPLDVMQMLGRAGRPQYDSYGEGIIITGHSELQYYLSLMNQQLPIESQFVSKLADQLNAEIVLGTVQNAREACNWLGYTYLYVRMLRNPTLYGLAPDVLTRDITLEERRADLIHSAATILDKNNLVKYDRKSGYFQVTDLGRIASYYYITHGTISTYNEHLKPTMGDIELCRLFSLSEEFKYVTVRQDEKMELAKLLDRVPIPIKESLEEPSAKINVLLQAYISQLKLEGLSLTSDMVFITQSAGRLLRALFEIVLKRGWAQLAEKALNLCKMVNKRMWSVQTPLRQFIGIPNEILMKLEKKDLAWERYYDLSSQEIGELVRFPKMGRTLHKFIHQFPKLNLAAHVQPITRTVLRFELTITPDFQWEDKVHGYVEPFWVIVEDNDGESVLHHEYFMLKKQYIDEDHTLNFTVPIYEPLPPQYFIRVVSDKWLGSQTVLPVSFRHLILPEKYPPPTELLDLQPLPVTALRNPSYEALYQDFKHFNPVQTQVFTVLYNTDDNVLVAAPTGSGKTICAEFAILRNYQKGPDSIMRAVYIAPLEAIAKERYRDWERKYGRGLGMRVVELTGETATDLKLLEKGQIIISTPEKWDALSRRWKQRKYVQLVSLFIIDELHLIGGHGGPVLEVIVSRMRYIASQIENKIRIVALSSSLANAKDLGEWIGATSHGLFNFPPGVRPVPLEIHIQGVDIANFEARIQAMTKPTYTAIVQHAKNGKPAIVFVSTRKHVRLTAVDLMTYSSVDSGEKPAFLLRSSVELEPFVGKIQDEMLRATLLHGVGYLHEGLSSLDQEVVSQLFEAGWIQVCVMSSSMCWGVPLSAHLVVVMGTQYYDGRENAHTDYPVTDLLQMMGHASRPLLDNSGKCVILCHAPRKEYYKKFLYEAFPVESHLHHFLHDNFNAEIVAGVIENKQDAVDYLTWTFMYRRLTQNPNYYNLQGVSHRHLSDHLSELVEQTLSDLEAGKCVAIEDDMDLSPLNLGMIASYYYISYTTIERFSSSLTPKTKMKGLLEILASASEYAHLPIRPGEEEVLRRLINHQRFSFENPRYTDPHVKANVLLQAHFSRQSVGGNLALDQREVLLSASRLLQAMVDVISSNGWLSLAILAMEVSQMVTQGMWERDSMLLQLPHFTKELAKKCQENPGKSIETVFDLVEMEDDERRELLQMSDLQLLDIVRFCNRFPNIDMSYEVMDSEHMKVGDDITLQVTLERDLEGRTDVGAVDAPRYPKAKEEGWWLVVGDTKSNQLLAIKRVSLQRKSKVKLEFAAPSEAGRKSYTLYFMCDSYLGCDQEYSFSVDVKEAGGSDEDSGRE, encoded by the exons ATGGCGCATCTTGGTGGTGGTGCGGAAGCACACGCCCGATTTAAGCAATATGAGTATCGAGCCAACTCCAGTTTGGTACTTACCACTGACTCTCGCCCGCGTGACACCCATGAGCCCACCGGTGAGCCTGAGTCCCTTTGGGGCAAGATTGATCCTAAAAGCTTCGGTGACCGTGCTTATAGAGGCAGGCCTCCTGAGCTAGACGAGAAGATTAAGAAatcgaagaagaagaaggagcgtGACCCACTCTCAGAGCCTGCTCCCAGTCGCCAAGCTAAGAAGCGCCGCCTCCGAGAAGAGAGTGTCCTCACTTCTACTGAGGAAGGTGTTTACCAGCCCAAAACCAAGGAGACTAGAGCTGCCTATGAGGCCATGCTCAGCGTCATTCAACAGCAGTTGGGTGGTCAGCCTCTCAATATTGTTAGCGCTGCTGCTGATGAGATTTTGGCTGTCCTCAAGAATGAATCCGTGAAGACCCCTGACAAGAAGAAGGAGATTGAGAAGTTGTTGAATCCTATTCCCAATCATGTGTTTGATCAGCTTGTTTCCATTGGCAGGCTCATCACTGATTTCCAAGATGGGGGTGATGCTGCAGGGCCTGCTGTGGCTAATGGTGATGATGCTCTTGATGATGATGTGGGTGTGGCTGTTGAGTTTGATGAAGACAATGAAGATGATGATGAAGAGAGTGATCTTGATGCAGTTCcggatgaggaagaagatgatgatgatgtgGCAGAGCCGAATGGTTCAGGGGCTATGCAAATGGGTGGTGGAATTGATGATGAAGACATGCAGGAGGCAAATGAAGGCATGGGCCTTAATGTGCAGGATATTGATGCTTATTGGCTGCAAAGGAAGATCTCACAAGCTTATGAACAACAGATTGACCCGCAACAGTGCCAAAAATTGGCAGAGGAGGTGCTTAAAATACTTGCCGAGGGAGATGACAGGGAAGTTGAAACCAAGTTGCTGGTGCATCTCCAGTTTGAAAAGTTCAGCCTTATTAAGTTCCTTTTGCGTAACAGGCTAAAGATTGTATGGTGTACCCGTTTGGCAAGGGCTAAAGACCAACAAGAGAGAAAACTGATCGAGGAGGAAATGATGAGTTCAGGTCCGGATTTGGTAGCAATTTTGGAGCAGTTGCACGCTACAAGGGCGACAGCGAAAGAGAGACAAAAAAACCTAGAGAAGAGTATAAGGGAAGAGGCTCGCCGGCTCAAGGATGAGAGTGGTGGGGATGGTGATAGGGATAGGAGGGGGCTTATTGATAGAGATATGGACAGTGGTTGGGTGAAAGGTCAGCCCCAGTTGCTTGATCTAGATAGCATTGCCTTTGAGCAGGGTGGCCTTTTGATGGCAAATAAGAAGTGTGATCTTCCAGTTGGTTCCTATAGACATCAAAGCAAGGGCTATGAAGAAGTTCATGTGCCAGCCCTGAAGCCTAGACCAATAGCACCTGATGAGAGGCTTGTGAAGATATCTGACATGCCAGACTGGGCACAACCGGCTTTCAAGGGGATGCAACAGTTGAACAGGGTACAAAGTAAAGTGTATGAGACTGCTCTTTTCAAGGCGGATAATGTCCTTCTTTGTGCTCCTACTGGGGCAGGGAAGACTAATGTTGCAGTACTCACCATACTTCAGCAAATTGCATTGAATAGGAATCCAGATGGTTCATTCAACCATGGCAACTATAAGATAGTCTATGTTGCACCAATGAAAGCTCTTGTGGCTGAAGTTGTTGGTAATTTGTCAAATCGACTGCAGGAGTATGGTGTCAAGGTTAGGGAACTAAGTGGAGACCAGACATTGACTCGTCAACAAATTGAAGAAACTCAAATAATTGTGACTACTCCAGAAAAGTGGGATATTATTACTCGTAAGTCTGGTGATCGCACTTATACACAACTTGTGAAACTTCTTATTATGGATGAAATTCATCTCCTCCATGATAATAGAGGACCTGTGCTTGAGAGTATTGTTGCCAGAACTGTTAGACAAATTGAAACTACGAAAGAACATATCCGGCTGGTGGGATTGTCTGCTACACTGCCTAATTTTGAAGACGTGGCACTGTTTTTGAGGGTTGATGTTGAAAAGGGACTCTTCCATTTTGATAATAGCTATAGACCTGTCCCTCTTTCTCAACAGTACATTGGAATCACGGTAAAGAAGCCACTGCAGAGGTTTCAGTTGATGAATGATATCTGTTATGAAAAGGTAATGACTGTAGCAGGAAAGCATCAGGTTCTTATTTTTGTTCACTCGAGAAAGGAAACAGCGAAGACAGCTCGTGCAATACGGGATACTGCACTCGCTAATGATACTCTTGGTAGATTCTTGAGGGAAGATAGTGCAAGCCGTGAGATTCTCCAAAGTCATACAGATATGGTCAAAAGCAATGATCTGAAAGATCTTTTGCCCTATGGTTTTGCAGTTCATCATGCTGGAATGACGAGGGTTGACCGTCAACTTGTTGAGGATCTTTTTGCAGATGGGCATGTACAAGTGTTGGTTTCCACTGCAACTCTTGCTTGGGGTGTTAACCTGCCTGCTCATACTGTTATTATCAAAGGGACTCAGATTTACAATCCAGAAAAAGGTGCATGGACTGAGCTAAGTCCTTTGGATGTTATGCAGATGTTGGGTCGTGCGGGAAGGCCTCAGTATGATTCATATGGGGAAGGAATTATCATCACTGGCCACAGTGAACTTCAGTACTATTTATCTTTAATGAATCAACAGCTTCCTATTGAAAGTCAGTTTGTATCCAAACTGGCTGATCAATTGAATGCAGAAATTGTTCTTGGAACTGTGCAAAATGCTAGAGAAGCCTGCAATTGGCTTGGCTATACTTACTTGTATGTCCGTATGCTACGAAATCCAACGCTGTATGGCTTAGCACCAGATGTTCTCACCAGAGATATTACATTGGAGGAGAGGAGGGCTGATTTG ATTCATTCTGCTGCAACTATCTTGGACAAAAATAATCTGGTCAAGTATGACAGGAAAAGTGGATATTTCCAGGTCACTGACTTGGGTCGCATTGCTAGTTATTACTATATAACTCATGGGACAATATCCACTTATAATGAGCATCTGAAGCCAACAATGGGGGACATAGAACTATGCCGTCTTTTCTCCTTGAGTGAAGAATTTAAATATGTAACAGTAAGACAAGATGAGAAGATGGAACTGGCAAAGCTTTTAGACCGTGTTCCAATTCCAATCAAGGAAAGTCTGGAAGAGCCTAGTGCTAAGATTAATGTGTTACTTCAAGCCTATATTTCACAACTTAAGCTTGAAGGGCTTTCCCTCACATCTGACATGGTGTTCATAACTCAG AGTGCTGGCCGTCTTCTACGAGCTCTTTTTGAGATTGTCTTGAAAAGAGGATGGGCACAGTTAGCTGAGAAGgctctgaatttgtgtaaaatGGTCAACAAGAGGATGTGGAGCGTCCAGACACCCCTGCGTCAATTCATTGGGATCCCAAATGAAATTCTGATGAAGTTGGAGAAGAAAGATTTGGCTTGGGAAAGGTATTATGACCTTTCATCACAGGAAATTGGTGAGCTCGTTCGTTTCCCAAAGATGGGAAGAACATTGCATAAGTTCATCCACCAATTCCCAAAGCTTAACCTGGCAGCACATGTTCAGCCAATCACTCGTACTGTGTTGAGGTTTGAACTTACTATAACACCAGACTTTCAATGGGAAGACAAGGTTCATGGATATGTGGAACCATTTTGGGTCATTGTGGAGGATAATGATGGTGAAAGCGTTCTCCATCATGAGTACTTTATGTTGAAGAAGCAGTACATTGATGAGGACCACACATTGAACTTCACAGTGCCAATTTATGAGCCATTGCCTCCACAGTATTTCATCCGTGTTGTGTCAGATAAATGGCTCGGGTCACAAACTGTTTTACCTGTCTCTTTTAGGCACCTTATTTTACCAGAAAAGTATCCTCCACCCACAGAGTTATTGGATTTGCAACCTCTGCCCGTGACTGCATTGAGGAATCCATCATATGAAGCTCTTTATCAagattttaaacattttaatcCTGTCCAAACTCAGGTCTTTACTGTTCTGTATAATACAGATGACAATGTATTGGTTGCTGCACCAACAGGGAGTGGGAAAACCATCTGTGCTGAGTTTGCTATATTGAGGAATTATCAAAAGGGACCTGATAGCATAATGCGTGCTGTTTATATTGCACCTCTTGAGGCAATTGCTAAGGAACGCTATCGCGATTGGGAGAGAAAGTATGGTCGAGGTCTTGGAATGCGGGTTGTTGAATTGACTGGAGAAACTGCAACAGACTTAAAGCTGCTTGAAAAGGGTCAAATAATTATCAGCACTCCGGAAAAATGGGATGCTTTGTCTCGTCGCTGGAAACAGAGGAAGTATGTGCAGCTGGTTAGTCTATTTATCATTGATGAGCTCCACTTGATTGGGGGTCATGGAGGTCCTGTCTTAGAGGTGATTGTTTCTAGAATGAGATATATTGCTAGTCAGATagagaataagattcgaattgTGGCTTTGTCATCTTCCCTTGCAAATGCCAAGGATCTTGGGGAATGGATAGGAGCCACCTCCCATGGCCTTTTTAATTTCCCCCCTGGTGTGCGTCCTGTCCCCTTAGAAATACATATTCAGGGAGTGGATATTGCCAATTTTGAAGCAAGGATACAGGCCATGACGAAACCAACATACACTGCAATAGTCCAACATGCCAAAAATGGAAAGCCTGCTATTGTGTTTGTTTCTACGAGAAAGCATGTGCGACTCACTGCTGTGGATCTGATGACATACTCAAGTGTGGACAGTGGAGAGAAACCTGCTTTTTTGTTGAGGTCCTCGGTAGAGCTGGAGCCCTTTGTTGGCAAGATTCAGGATGAAATGTTGAGAGCTACTTTACTTCATGGTGTTGGATACTTGCATGAGGGCTTGAGTAGCTTGGATCAGGAAGTTGTGTCACAGCTGTTTGAAGCTGGGTGGATTCAGGTTTGTGTTATGAGCAGTTCAATGTGTTGGGGAGTGCCATTGTCAGCGCATTTGGTAGTTGTGATGGGAACTCAATATTATGATGGGCGTGAAAATGCTCACACTGATTACCCTGTTACAGATCTCTTGCAGATGATGGGTCATGCCAGTCGACCTCTACTAGATAACTCTGGAAAGTGTGTCATCCTCTGCCATGCACCTCGTAAAGAGTATTACAAGAAATTCTTATATGAAGCTTTCCCTGTGGAAAGCCATTTGCACCATTTCCTGCATGACAATTTCAACGCAGAAATAGTTGCTGGAGTTATTGAAAATAAGCAAGATGCAGTAGATTATCTTACTTGGACATTTATGTATAGGCGGCTCACTCAGAATCCAAATTACTACAATCTCCAGGGAGTTAGTCATAGACATCTTTCTGATCACCTTTCAGAGCTTGTTGAGCAAACATTGAGTGATTTGGAAGCAGGTAAATGTGTTGCTATCGAGGACGACATGGACCTGTCTCCACTGAATCTTGGCATGATAGCATCATACTATTACATCAGTTACACTACTATTGAGCGTTTTAGTTCTTCTTTGACTCCCAAAACAAAGATGAAGGGTCTTCTGGAAATTCTGGCTTCAGCTTCAGAGTATGCCCATCTTCCCATACGACCTGGAGAAGAAGAGGTGCTTCGGCGGCTGATCAATCACCAGAGGTTCTCATTTGAGAATCCCAGATATACTGATCCACATGTGAAGGCAAATGTACTGCTACAAGCCCATTTCTCAAGGCAATCTGTGGGTGGAAACCTTGCACTGGACCAACGAGAGGTGCTTCTTTCTGCCAGTAGATTGCTCCAAGCAATGGTTGATGTTATTTCAAGCAATGGCTGGTTAAGCCTTGCTATTCTTGCAATGGAAGTTAGTCAAATGGTGACACAGGGGATGTGGGAGCGTGATTCTATGCTTCTACAGCTTCCACACTTCACAAAGGAATTGGCCAAGAAATGCCAAGAGAATCCTGGAAAGAGTATAGAGACAGTATTTGATTTGGTAGAGATGGAAGATGATGAAAGGCGGGAGCTTCTCCAGATGTCAGATTTACAACTGCTAGATATTGTGAGGTTTTGCAACCGCTTCCCCAACATTGACATGTCCTATGAGGTGATGGATAGTGAGCATATGAAGGTGGGAGACGATATCACTTTGCAGGTCACTCTAGAACGGGATCTGGAGGGGAGGACAGACGTGGGAGCAGTTGATGCTCCCAGGTATCCTAAAGCCAAAGAAGAAGGCTGGTGGCTCGTTGTTGGTGATACCAAGAGCAACCAGTTGCTTGCCATCAAGAGGGTTTCTCTCCAGAGGAAGTCAAAGGTGAAGCTTGAGTTTGCTGCCCCCTCAGAAGCTGGAAGGAAGTCTTATACTCTGTATTTTATGTGTGATTCTTATCTGGGCTGTGACCAGGAATATAGCTTCAGTGTTGATGTCAAAGAAGCAGGTGGTTCAGACGAGGACAGTGGGAGAGAGTAA